The genomic interval ACAGTGGCTAATAAGATCCTAACTGTTAAATCTCTGTTTAGTTTCGCCTGTAGGGTGGGTTATTTGACTGTCAATGTGGGAAGCTTCATTAAGTCTCCTAAGCTCAAAGATACTCTAGCCGAACGGATTTTAGAAAAAGCTGAGGTTAAGCGTTTAATTAATGCTACCCCAAATGAACGCGATAGCGTTTTACTTTCCCTGATGTATGGCTGCGGGTTAAGAGTCTCGGAAGTGTGCGGGTTAAATTGGTCAGACCTAAGAAACGGTAAGGCTACAGTTTTCGGTAAGGGCGCTAAAACTCGTGTTGTTATCATTCCTCCTAACCTCTGGGATAGATTAATGCAGTTACCAAGAGACGGGGAAGCGGTTTTTATGAGTCGGAGGGGGAACCGGCTAGAACGGACTTATATTCACAAGATGATTAAAGAGTGTTGTCACAAATCAGGAGTCAGTGAGAAAGCTTCTAGTCATTGGTTACGACACAGCCACGCTTCTCATGCGGTTGAGGCCGGCTGTAATCTGAGGTTGTTACAGCAAAGCTTAGGCCATAGTAAATTAGAGACAACCGAAAAATATTTACACATTAACCCTGATGAGGGATCTAGCCAGTTTATTGATATTT from Gloeothece citriformis PCC 7424 carries:
- a CDS encoding tyrosine-type recombinase/integrase, coding for MNSITRATSDTEIILLWLNGKSKTTIISYQCHIKQFLEFVGKPLRDVTLDDLSLWVNRLNLTYQPVTVANKILTVKSLFSFACRVGYLTVNVGSFIKSPKLKDTLAERILEKAEVKRLINATPNERDSVLLSLMYGCGLRVSEVCGLNWSDLRNGKATVFGKGAKTRVVIIPPNLWDRLMQLPRDGEAVFMSRRGNRLERTYIHKMIKECCHKSGVSEKASSHWLRHSHASHAVEAGCNLRLLQQSLGHSKLETTEKYLHINPDEGSSQFIDI